The Kiritimatiellia bacterium genome has a window encoding:
- the pseG gene encoding UDP-2,4-diacetamido-2,4,6-trideoxy-beta-L-altropyranose hydrolase, with protein sequence MKLVIRADASAKIGAGHVMRCLSLAQAAMARGWEATMVSRDLAPGLRKRVETAGCRLVSIAQAHPHPDDLAHTLEAARQSAARWIVVDGYDFDAGYHAALRASGARVMVVDDHRHRDRYPADILFNQNIHAERLVYPADPGTVFLLGPRYALLGPAFLPWRDRPRDIPETARRVLVSMGGADPDNATATVMDGLKDLDVEVKVIAGSVNAHVEKLREKCSEFGLQVSGSRPHPSLFTLLHDVTDMPALMTWADLAILGAGSTCWEAAFMGLPSLMVVLADNQRGVAGGLAEEGVGVNLGEGTDLRPEAVADQVGALLRDPERRRRMREAGRALVDGRGAARVVDTLGADRVRLRPITMDDAELLLRWTNDPDTRAVSFSSHVIAREEHYAWLARRLADPDTRMVMAEDESGRPFGQVRFEMRNGEKIVSVNLAPEARGRRLSSFAIAAATAETARLDPPARIHAYIKTDNERSLRAFLAAGYRPAARGAMGGEPSVRLVWEAGTA encoded by the coding sequence ATGAAGCTGGTCATCAGAGCGGATGCTTCGGCGAAGATCGGGGCCGGGCACGTCATGCGCTGCCTTTCCCTGGCCCAGGCCGCCATGGCGCGGGGCTGGGAGGCGACGATGGTCAGTCGGGACCTGGCGCCCGGGCTCCGGAAACGGGTGGAAACCGCCGGGTGCCGCCTGGTGTCCATCGCGCAGGCCCATCCCCACCCGGACGACCTGGCGCACACGCTGGAGGCGGCCCGGCAGTCGGCGGCCCGGTGGATCGTCGTGGATGGGTACGACTTCGACGCGGGCTACCACGCGGCCCTCCGCGCCTCGGGCGCCCGCGTGATGGTCGTGGACGATCACCGGCACCGAGACCGCTACCCTGCCGACATCCTGTTCAACCAGAACATCCACGCGGAACGGCTCGTGTATCCCGCCGACCCCGGGACGGTCTTCCTGCTCGGCCCGCGCTACGCCCTGCTGGGTCCGGCCTTCCTGCCGTGGCGGGACCGGCCCCGGGACATCCCGGAGACCGCGCGCCGGGTGCTGGTCTCGATGGGCGGCGCCGACCCGGACAATGCCACGGCCACCGTCATGGACGGGCTCAAGGACCTCGACGTCGAGGTCAAGGTGATCGCCGGCAGCGTGAATGCGCACGTGGAGAAATTGCGGGAGAAGTGTTCGGAATTCGGTCTTCAGGTTTCAGGTTCCCGCCCTCATCCCTCTCTTTTCACCCTCCTCCACGACGTCACCGACATGCCCGCCCTTATGACCTGGGCGGACCTCGCGATCCTGGGCGCGGGCAGCACGTGCTGGGAAGCGGCCTTCATGGGGCTGCCGTCGCTCATGGTGGTGTTGGCGGACAACCAGCGCGGGGTCGCGGGCGGCCTGGCCGAGGAAGGCGTCGGCGTCAACCTGGGCGAGGGGACGGACCTTCGTCCCGAGGCCGTGGCGGACCAGGTTGGGGCGCTGCTGCGCGATCCCGAGCGCCGGCGCCGCATGCGCGAGGCCGGCCGGGCCCTGGTGGACGGCCGGGGCGCCGCGCGGGTGGTGGATACGCTCGGGGCGGACCGGGTGCGGTTGCGTCCCATTACCATGGACGACGCCGAGTTGCTGTTGCGCTGGACCAACGACCCCGACACCCGCGCGGTGTCTTTCTCGTCGCATGTGATCGCGCGCGAGGAACACTACGCCTGGCTGGCCCGGCGCCTGGCCGATCCGGATACGAGAATGGTCATGGCCGAAGACGAAAGCGGCCGGCCGTTCGGACAGGTCCGCTTCGAGATGCGAAACGGGGAGAAAATCGTTTCCGTGAACCTCGCGCCGGAAGCCCGCGGCCGCCGGCTTTCCTCTTTCGCGATCGCCGCCGCGACCGCCGAAACCGCCCGGCTGGACCCGCCGGCGCGCATCCACGCCTACATCAAGACGGATAACGAGCGCTCTCTCCGCGCCTTTCTGGCCGCGGGGTATCGTCCTGCGGCGCGGGGGGCCATGGGCGGGGAGCCCTCGGTCCGCCTCGTGTGGGAGGCCGGAACGGCATGA
- the pseC gene encoding UDP-4-amino-4,6-dideoxy-N-acetyl-beta-L-altrosamine transaminase, which produces MTKTPFTYGRQSLDAADVEAVKEALESGFLTSGPRVAAFEEALCKATGAPYAVAVSSGTAALHLAMRVAGVGAGDRVVTSPMTFLASANAAEYVGATVDFVDVDSSTANLNPAELERTWDNATRAVVAVDYAGQPCDIAGIAGVARRRGALVIEDACHALGSEITVDGRRYRVGGHGRADLTTFSFHPVKNITTGEGGAVVTHDKALADRCRLLRSHGMTKDVAGFKGLGRPEFNEFGPWYYEMQDLGYNYRLSDILCALGISQLKRLPDFVRRRRAIVAAYNEGLKDVPRVEGPWESPGVASAWHLYAARVDFSGLGKTRTRVMAELLERGIAAHVLYIPVHLQPYYREKYGYGPGKCPVAEQFYRQCLCLPLYVDLEDGDVQAVIEAVKQVAGAR; this is translated from the coding sequence ATGACCAAGACCCCGTTCACCTACGGCCGGCAATCCCTCGATGCGGCGGATGTCGAGGCCGTGAAGGAAGCCCTGGAATCCGGATTCCTGACCAGCGGCCCGCGCGTGGCCGCGTTCGAAGAGGCGCTGTGCAAGGCCACCGGCGCCCCCTACGCCGTGGCCGTCAGCAGCGGCACCGCCGCCCTGCATCTCGCGATGCGGGTGGCCGGCGTCGGGGCGGGAGACCGGGTGGTGACCTCGCCGATGACCTTCCTGGCGTCCGCCAACGCGGCGGAATACGTTGGTGCAACCGTGGATTTTGTGGACGTAGACTCGAGCACGGCCAACCTGAATCCCGCCGAGTTGGAACGGACCTGGGACAACGCCACGCGGGCCGTCGTGGCCGTGGACTATGCCGGCCAGCCGTGCGACATCGCGGGGATTGCCGGGGTGGCCCGGAGGCGCGGAGCGCTCGTCATCGAGGACGCCTGCCATGCCCTGGGGTCCGAGATCACGGTGGACGGCCGCCGGTACCGGGTCGGCGGGCACGGGCGGGCCGACCTGACGACGTTCAGTTTCCATCCCGTGAAGAATATCACAACGGGCGAGGGCGGCGCCGTGGTAACCCACGACAAGGCCCTGGCTGACCGGTGCCGCCTGCTGCGCAGCCACGGCATGACCAAGGACGTCGCGGGCTTCAAGGGTCTCGGCCGCCCCGAGTTCAACGAGTTCGGGCCATGGTATTACGAGATGCAGGACCTGGGCTACAACTACCGTCTTTCGGACATTCTCTGCGCCCTCGGCATCAGCCAGTTGAAGCGACTGCCCGACTTCGTGCGCCGCCGCCGCGCCATCGTGGCCGCCTATAACGAGGGGCTGAAGGATGTGCCGCGGGTCGAAGGGCCATGGGAGAGTCCCGGCGTGGCGTCTGCGTGGCACCTGTACGCGGCGCGCGTGGATTTTTCCGGCTTGGGCAAGACCCGCACCCGGGTGATGGCGGAACTCCTGGAGCGGGGCATCGCGGCGCATGTCCTTTATATTCCCGTTCACCTGCAACCCTACTACCGCGAGAAATACGGGTACGGGCCCGGCAAGTGCCCCGTCGCCGAACAATTCTACCGTCAGTGCCTTTGCCTGCCCCTGTACGTGGACCTGGAGGACGGGGATGTGCAGGCCGTGATCGAGGCCGTGAAACAAGTCGCCGGCGCAAGGTAG
- a CDS encoding AbrB/MazE/SpoVT family DNA-binding domain-containing protein, protein MTLPKELRKQLGVDGGGVVMASVSGDGIVLHPAVAYPIEIYSDERIAEFDQADKEFSRHLSEPRR, encoded by the coding sequence ATGACTCTGCCGAAAGAGTTGAGGAAACAGTTGGGTGTTGATGGCGGGGGTGTGGTGATGGCCAGCGTTTCAGGGGATGGCATTGTGCTTCATCCTGCTGTCGCCTATCCGATTGAGATTTATTCGGATGAGCGAATAGCAGAATTCGATCAGGCTGATAAGGAGTTCTCGCGGCATCTGTCGGAGCCGCGTCGGTGA
- a CDS encoding NAD-dependent epimerase/dehydratase family protein, with translation MPRILITGGAGFIGQAVIRTFRQVYPESSLRAMDLVKAPGDDIERYTGSILDANDINRAVQDCDYVVHLAAMLGVKRTEAQRLECLTVNIQGTLNVLDACVKNRVKKIVFSSSSEIYGEPFENPIREVTPASPKSVYAVTKLAGEEYLRAYRERYGLRFSVVRFFNVYGPGQVAEFVMPRFIKAVMEDKPPVVYGAGNQIRAFCYVDDAAAGVVRALLNDKADGEAFNIGNDLEPVSMRELAGRVITLLGKPMKPVLVEMSQSDRSAGREIHERFPDISKARRVLAYEPTVSLDEGVRRTAAAGPIEASWYDPMT, from the coding sequence ATGCCGCGCATACTGATCACGGGCGGAGCGGGTTTCATCGGCCAGGCGGTCATTCGGACCTTCCGGCAGGTCTATCCGGAGAGCTCCTTGCGGGCGATGGATCTGGTCAAGGCCCCGGGAGACGACATCGAGCGCTACACCGGGAGCATCCTGGACGCCAACGACATCAACCGGGCCGTCCAGGATTGCGACTACGTGGTCCACCTGGCCGCCATGCTGGGCGTTAAGCGCACCGAGGCCCAGCGCCTTGAATGCCTGACGGTGAACATCCAGGGCACCTTGAACGTGCTCGACGCCTGCGTGAAGAACCGGGTCAAGAAGATCGTGTTCTCCTCCTCTTCTGAAATCTACGGGGAGCCTTTTGAAAACCCCATTCGGGAAGTGACCCCGGCCAGCCCCAAGTCCGTGTACGCGGTGACCAAGCTGGCCGGAGAGGAATACCTGCGCGCCTACCGCGAACGCTATGGCCTGCGCTTCAGCGTCGTGCGGTTTTTCAACGTCTACGGGCCCGGACAAGTGGCCGAATTCGTGATGCCGCGCTTCATCAAGGCGGTCATGGAGGACAAGCCTCCCGTCGTGTATGGGGCGGGCAATCAGATCCGGGCCTTCTGTTATGTGGACGACGCGGCCGCCGGCGTGGTCCGGGCGCTGCTCAATGATAAGGCCGACGGGGAGGCTTTCAACATCGGCAACGACCTGGAGCCCGTTTCCATGCGGGAATTGGCCGGGCGGGTGATCACCCTGCTGGGCAAACCGATGAAGCCGGTGCTCGTGGAGATGAGCCAGTCGGACCGGTCGGCCGGCCGCGAGATTCACGAGCGGTTCCCCGACATCAGCAAGGCGCGCCGGGTGCTGGCCTATGAGCCGACCGTATCCCTGGACGAGGGAGTCCGGCGCACGGCCGCCGCCGGGCCCATCGAAGCCAGTTGGTACGACCCCATGACCTGA
- a CDS encoding ABC transporter permease, with protein MNKPVVVYDASNSDRLSVSAWPHMVREFRDSRELIRRLVQRNFSAQFRQSFLGYLWVVLPPVATTLVFALLRQAEIVNVPMGEGRMPYVLFALLGTTIWGFFTQLTMMATGSIANAGSLVSKVYFPREVLVVSAAGNAVINFIIRLGVVALTLLFVRYLPHPAALLVPVALLPMVALALGLGLFFAPINTMMSDMGRLLEFAFQFGLFLAPTVYPTPPAPWVHDGGTWSTAIYWLHMLNPVSHFLYAAHSLIEHGTLLLTPGYLISSLFSLLVLLMGWRFFHVCEPLLAERL; from the coding sequence ATGAACAAACCCGTCGTTGTCTACGATGCCTCGAACAGCGACCGCCTGTCGGTGTCCGCGTGGCCGCACATGGTCCGCGAGTTCCGGGACAGCCGCGAGTTGATCCGGCGGCTGGTGCAGCGCAACTTCTCCGCGCAGTTCCGCCAGTCGTTCCTCGGCTATCTCTGGGTGGTCCTTCCGCCCGTGGCCACCACGCTGGTCTTTGCCCTGCTGCGCCAGGCCGAGATCGTCAACGTGCCCATGGGCGAGGGGCGCATGCCCTACGTGTTGTTTGCCCTGCTGGGCACGACGATCTGGGGGTTTTTCACCCAGTTGACCATGATGGCCACGGGCAGCATCGCCAACGCGGGCAGCCTGGTGTCCAAGGTCTACTTCCCGCGCGAGGTCCTCGTGGTCAGCGCGGCGGGCAACGCGGTGATCAACTTCATCATCCGCCTGGGCGTGGTGGCCCTCACGCTGCTGTTTGTCCGCTACCTCCCGCATCCCGCGGCGCTGCTGGTCCCGGTGGCCCTGCTGCCCATGGTCGCGCTGGCCCTGGGCCTGGGCCTGTTCTTCGCGCCCATCAACACGATGATGAGCGACATGGGGCGCCTGCTCGAATTCGCCTTCCAGTTCGGCCTGTTCCTCGCGCCCACGGTCTATCCCACGCCGCCGGCGCCCTGGGTGCACGACGGCGGAACCTGGTCCACGGCGATCTACTGGCTGCACATGCTCAACCCCGTGTCCCATTTCCTCTACGCCGCCCATTCGCTAATCGAGCACGGGACCCTGCTGCTGACCCCGGGCTACCTGATTTCCTCGCTCTTTTCGCTGCTGGTGCTGCTGATGGGCTGGCGCTTTTTCCACGTCTGCGAACCCCTGCTGGCGGAACGATTGTGA
- a CDS encoding PIN domain-containing protein, which translates to MTIFLDANILFSASDSKSATRQLLEALATSHRLVTSVHAWEEARRNLERKRPHLLSGLNGLGSRIEITKAFEMPKERPEWLAEKDIPILAGAIGARCTHLWTSDRQHFGRLYGQRVQGLLVLSSIQMAQAYRDSTSSHSIQP; encoded by the coding sequence GTGACTATCTTTCTGGACGCCAACATTCTCTTTTCTGCCAGCGATTCAAAAAGCGCTACCCGACAATTGTTGGAAGCCCTGGCGACGTCTCATAGGCTGGTGACCAGTGTCCATGCATGGGAAGAGGCGCGACGGAACCTGGAACGCAAGCGCCCCCATCTGCTTTCCGGCTTGAATGGGCTTGGCAGCCGGATCGAAATCACCAAGGCATTTGAAATGCCCAAAGAACGACCGGAATGGTTGGCCGAGAAAGATATTCCGATTCTGGCAGGCGCCATCGGTGCCCGTTGCACCCACCTTTGGACAAGTGATCGTCAGCATTTTGGCCGTCTCTATGGTCAGCGTGTGCAGGGGCTACTGGTCCTGTCCAGCATCCAGATGGCACAGGCGTATCGAGATTCAACTTCCTCGCATTCTATTCAGCCTTAA
- the pseF gene encoding pseudaminic acid cytidylyltransferase, whose amino-acid sequence MNTVAIIPARGGSKRIPGKNIRPFCGRPVIAYSIAAARTSGLFGRILVSTDSEEIAAVARAEGAEVPFRRPPELSDDRTGTDPVLVHALNWLASQDARPDYACGLYATAPFVRPDDLRRGLDLLKESRAITAFSVTTYPYTIFRSLKLNAQGRLEMFWPENWTKRSQDLPEAWHDAGQFYWLDVARYLENPRLFSSDSVPVILPRHRVQDLDTPEDWETAERMFKASQVAG is encoded by the coding sequence GTGAACACCGTCGCCATCATCCCGGCCCGCGGGGGCAGCAAGCGCATCCCGGGGAAGAACATCCGGCCCTTCTGCGGCCGCCCGGTGATCGCCTATTCCATTGCCGCGGCGCGCACGAGCGGGTTGTTCGGCCGGATCCTGGTCTCCACGGATTCCGAAGAGATCGCGGCGGTAGCCCGGGCCGAAGGCGCCGAGGTTCCGTTCCGCCGCCCGCCGGAACTGTCGGACGACCGGACCGGCACCGACCCGGTGCTCGTGCATGCCTTGAACTGGCTGGCCTCCCAAGACGCGCGGCCGGACTATGCCTGCGGCTTGTACGCGACGGCGCCGTTCGTCCGGCCGGACGACCTGCGCCGCGGGCTGGACCTGTTGAAGGAATCCCGCGCCATCACCGCTTTTTCCGTGACCACGTATCCCTATACCATTTTCCGCTCGCTGAAGCTCAACGCGCAGGGCCGCCTCGAGATGTTCTGGCCGGAGAACTGGACGAAGCGTTCCCAGGACCTCCCCGAGGCCTGGCACGACGCCGGGCAGTTCTACTGGCTCGACGTGGCCCGGTACCTGGAGAATCCTCGCCTTTTTTCTTCGGATTCGGTTCCCGTGATACTGCCCCGCCACCGCGTTCAGGACCTGGACACCCCGGAAGACTGGGAGACGGCGGAGAGAATGTTCAAGGCGTCGCAGGTTGCAGGTTGA
- the pseI gene encoding pseudaminic acid synthase, whose amino-acid sequence MNPSVEIAGRPVGPGHPVYLVAEMSANHGQRYDEAVRIVRAMKDAGADAVKIQTYTPDTLTLDCNRPEFRIGKGTLWEGKTLYQLYGEAYTPWDWQPKLKAVAEDLGLHFFSTPFDDTAVDVLEALDVPAYKIASFELVDAGLLRRVARTGKPVILSTGMATRDEIDEAVGVLRGAGCESLILLKCSSAYPARPEEMNLRTIPDLAARYGCPVGLSDHTLGIATAVAAVALGACVIEKHFTISRSVPGPDSAFSLEPGEFKTLAESVREVEKSLGRISYEIGEHEKASRVFRRSLFVVADMKAGDVFTDRNVRSIRPGHGLSPKHLDEILGKRAARDIPRGTPMSWDLVSGYCSGR is encoded by the coding sequence ATGAATCCTTCCGTCGAAATCGCCGGCCGGCCCGTGGGGCCCGGGCATCCGGTGTACCTCGTCGCCGAGATGTCGGCGAACCACGGGCAGCGTTACGACGAGGCCGTGCGCATCGTCCGCGCGATGAAGGACGCCGGGGCCGACGCGGTGAAAATCCAGACCTACACGCCCGACACCCTCACGCTGGATTGCAACCGGCCGGAGTTCCGGATCGGAAAGGGCACCCTCTGGGAGGGCAAGACCCTCTACCAGCTTTACGGCGAGGCCTACACGCCCTGGGACTGGCAGCCGAAACTGAAAGCCGTTGCGGAGGATCTCGGCCTGCATTTTTTCTCCACGCCGTTTGACGATACCGCGGTGGACGTTCTCGAGGCCCTGGACGTGCCCGCGTACAAGATCGCCTCGTTCGAACTGGTAGACGCGGGCCTGCTGCGCCGGGTCGCGCGAACGGGCAAGCCGGTGATCCTGTCCACGGGCATGGCCACGCGGGACGAAATTGACGAGGCCGTCGGCGTGTTGCGGGGGGCGGGATGCGAGTCGCTGATCCTGCTGAAGTGCAGCAGTGCCTATCCCGCGCGGCCGGAGGAGATGAACCTGCGCACGATCCCGGACCTGGCTGCGCGGTACGGCTGCCCGGTCGGCCTTTCCGATCATACCCTGGGCATCGCCACGGCGGTGGCGGCCGTCGCGCTGGGCGCGTGCGTGATCGAGAAGCACTTCACGATCTCCCGCTCCGTGCCGGGGCCGGACAGCGCCTTTTCCCTGGAGCCGGGCGAGTTCAAGACCCTGGCCGAGTCCGTGCGCGAAGTGGAGAAGTCGTTGGGCCGGATCTCGTATGAGATCGGCGAGCACGAGAAGGCCAGCCGGGTCTTCCGGCGTTCTTTGTTCGTCGTGGCGGACATGAAGGCCGGGGACGTGTTCACCGATCGGAACGTTCGTTCTATCCGGCCGGGACACGGCCTGTCGCCGAAGCACCTGGACGAAATTCTCGGGAAGCGGGCCGCCCGGGACATCCCGCGTGGGACGCCGATGAGTTGGGACCTGGTGAGCGGTTATTGCTCCGGCCGCTAA